CCACGCGGCTGATCAGGTAGCCGGGCAGGTCGGGCGACGTCGCGAACGGGTCGAAGGTCTGCCGCAATGACGCGAGCACGAGCGCATCGGCCCCGTACGCGCGGGCGGCGCCCAGGCACTCGACGGTCAACGCTTCGATGCCCTTGATCATCACGCTGCGGCACATCTTCGCCGCCGACGCGACGCCGACACGGGTCGACACGGCCCGCGCATTGAAGCCGAGCGCCTTCAGCTCGCACGCGAGCGCTTCGGCCTGCGGGCCGCCCAGCAGCATCGGCACGGCGAGCCCGAAAGGCGGCACGGGTGCCATCACGGCCGATTCGACATAGCGGCCGCCGGCGGCTTCGATCAGCCGCTGGCCGTGCTGCTTCATCGCGGGCGACACCGAGTTGATGTCGATGTAAGTCTGGCCCGGGCGGATGCAGGCCGCCGCGGCTTCGACGACGTCGGTGTCGGACGACGCCGTGACGGCGGAGACGATCCACCGCGCATCGCGGATCGCATCGGCGAGGGTCGGCGCGGCCTGCACGTTCAGGCGCGCGGCCTTGTCGCGCATCGCCGGCGCGGCGCGTGCGTCGTCGAGCTGCCGGTCGTACATCGTCACGCGCACGTTGCGCGCGGCCAGCGCACCGCCGAGCAGGCCGCCGGCTTCGCCGAATCCGATGAACGCGAGCGTCGATTCGTTCACGTGTGTCGCTCCTTCAGAACGTGAGTCGGCCAGAGGCCGTGACGCGCATCGCGCGAAGCGGCGGCGCGCCGGGAACAGCGGTATCCCGGTCGTTTATGGCGATACGGCGGCTCGATGCCGGGCTGATCGGCCTGCGTGGGAAATTGTCGGCCGCCGGCTGCCGCACATGCAATGCGAACCCGGCGCGACAGCCATGCGCTCTCTTTATCGCGTGACGGCGGCATGCGGCGAGCGCGCAACTTCGGTCGCGACGACGCGGATCGCGTCGATCAGCGCGCGCGCGGCCGGCGACGGCGGGCTGCCGGTGCGCGTCATCAGGCCGATGTCGCGCGTCGTCTCGCGCATCGGCGGGACGTCGAGGACGGCCAGCAGCCCCGCATCGCACTCGTAGCGCAGCTGCTGCGCGGACAGCACCGCGAGCATGTCGGTGTGCAGCAGCAGGCCGCGGATCACGGCAAGGTCGGCCGATTCAACCGTCGGCATCGGCGGCTTCAGCTTCAAGCGGCGGAACAGCGCGTCGAACAGGCCGCGCGCGGGCGCATGGCTGCGCGGCAGGATCCATTGCGCCCCGGCGAGGCTCTTGATGCCGAGGTTGCGCGCGCCGGCGAGCGGATGATCGCGCCGCGCGAGTACGACGAGGTTCTCCGACATCAAACGTTCGTTCTCGAGATCGCTCGTCGGGTCGCCGGCACGCAGCGCGCCGAGGATGAAGTCGATGTCGCCCGCGCGCACGCCGGCGACGAGCGCTTCGTACGCGCTTTCGTCGGTGATCACGCGCACCTTCGGGAAGCGCGTGACGACGCGCGCGACGGCTTCGGGCAGCATCAGCGTGCGGCCGAGCGGCAGCGCGCCGACGGTCACGACGCCCTGGATGCTGCCGTGCAGCGCCGCGACGTCGTCGGCGACGTGCCGCAATTCGTTCAGCGCGCGCCGCACGTGCAGCAGGAACGTCTCGCCGTCGGTCGTCAGCAGCAGGCCGCGCGGATGGCGATGGAACAGCGCGAATCCCGCGCCGCTCTCGAGAATCCGGATCGCGCTGCT
The DNA window shown above is from Burkholderia pyrrocinia and carries:
- a CDS encoding NAD(P)-dependent oxidoreductase, translating into MNESTLAFIGFGEAGGLLGGALAARNVRVTMYDRQLDDARAAPAMRDKAARLNVQAAPTLADAIRDARWIVSAVTASSDTDVVEAAAACIRPGQTYIDINSVSPAMKQHGQRLIEAAGGRYVESAVMAPVPPFGLAVPMLLGGPQAEALACELKALGFNARAVSTRVGVASAAKMCRSVMIKGIEALTVECLGAARAYGADALVLASLRQTFDPFATSPDLPGYLISRVAEHGRRRAAEMREVSETLREGGIAPDMSDACARVQDRFVDRMAARGLDYEALLPFDWAQVLDLLDGRQQ
- a CDS encoding LysR family transcriptional regulator, with product MDITELPNLACLYAVQRVADAGSVSRAAATLFRAQSAVTRAVQEIETALGEPLFDRKPSGMLATPVGRAVLKRGERVFAELGALANWCALRQSRRRATAEGGLPAYLLNTRRLQSFSTLARHRHMPSAARTLGVTQPAVSSAIRILESGAGFALFHRHPRGLLLTTDGETFLLHVRRALNELRHVADDVAALHGSIQGVVTVGALPLGRTLMLPEAVARVVTRFPKVRVITDESAYEALVAGVRAGDIDFILGALRAGDPTSDLENERLMSENLVVLARRDHPLAGARNLGIKSLAGAQWILPRSHAPARGLFDALFRRLKLKPPMPTVESADLAVIRGLLLHTDMLAVLSAQQLRYECDAGLLAVLDVPPMRETTRDIGLMTRTGSPPSPAARALIDAIRVVATEVARSPHAAVTR